A segment of the Methanomassiliicoccaceae archaeon DOK genome:
CCCCTGCGGATCGACCGGGGAGTCGGCTATGCTCAGCCACGAGGAGCACCTCAGGGTCATCAGCATAGTCAGGGACGAGGCCAAGAAGGCGAAGGTCCTCGCAGGGGCAGGGAGCAACTGCACCACCGAGGCGGTGGGCCTCAGCAAGAGCGCCGAGGACATCGGCGCGGACGGGATCCTGTCCATATCCCCCTACTACGTCAAGCCCACGCAGGAGGGGATCTACCAGCATTACAAGGCCATCGAGGAGGCCATCGACATCCCCATCGTCGTGTACAACATCCCCGGCAGGACCGGATCCAACATCACCGTCGACACGATGCTGAGGCTCGCTGAGCTGGACGGGATCGTCGGTGTGAAGGAGGCCAGCGGCAACATGTCCCAGATCCAGAACATCATCGCCAGGAGGCCCGACGGATTCGAGGTGCTGTCCGGCGACGACAGCATCACCCTCGCCCTCATGAGCATGGGCGCCGACGGCGTGATCTCCGTGACGTCCAACTGCTGTCCCGGCCTGGTGTCCGAGATGGTCCGCAACGCCCAGTCGGACAAGTTCGAGATCGCCAAATCCATCCACAACAAGCTCCTCCCGATCTTCGGAGCACTGTTCTGCGAGTCCAACCCCATCCCAATCAAGTACGTCATGGGCATCATGGGCTACGGCAACGGAAGCCCCAGGCTCCCGCTCACGCCGCTGTCGGAAAGCGGCAGGGCGATCCTGGACCCCATCCTGAAGGACCTCGGGATAGCATGAGCGTCCTCGGCGTCGCTGACGACGGACGGACCGCCGCCCCCCAACCCATTTCCCATCGCATCTACAACGAGGTGATTCAATCATGATCACAGTAATGAAGTTCGGCGGCACCAGCGTGGGCTCCGCCGAGGCCCTCAAGAGGGTGGCGAACATCGTCGCCGACAAGGAGGGCGAGAAGGTCGTGGTCGTCTCCGCCATGTCCGGGATAACCAACTACCTCGTCAGCATCGTGGACAACCCACTGACCGACCTGGACGGGATCCTGGAGCAGTTCGCCACCAAGCACCTGGCGACCGCCGCCCAGCTGTTCGAGGGCGAGACCCTGGACGAGTTCAGGAGCGAGTTCGAGGCCAGGATGGCCGGCCTCAGGGCCGCCATCGAGGCGGACAGGGACGACCCGTTCTACGGGGACGCCGTGGTGTCCCAGGGCGAGAGGTTCTCCTCCCTGCTCCTGGCGTACGTCCTGAGGTCGATGGGCCACAAGTCGGTGGCTCTCACGTCAGAGGACGCCGGCATCGTGGCGGTCGGACAGCCCATGTCGGGCTCCGCGGACCTGCTGAACACCGCCACCGGCATGACCATGAAGGTCAAGCCCCTGCTGGCCATGGGCGTCATCCCCATAATAACCGGGTTCTACGGCGTCAACTCCCAGAAGAGGCCCCTGACGTTCGGCAGGGGTGGATCGGACTACTCCGCTGCGGTCGTCGCCAACGCCATCGACGCCGACATGCTGGAGATCTGGACGGATGTCGACGGCTTCATGTCGGCCGACCCCAGGATTATCCCCGACGCCGTGAAGATCGACGAGATGAACTTCGGCGAGGCGGCCGAGCTGGCATACTTCGGAGCCAAGGTCCTGCACCCCAGGACCATCGAGCCCGTGAGGCTCAAGCACATCCCCTTGAAGGTCAAGAACTCCTTCAAGCCGGACGAGCCCGGCACCCTGATCCACCACCTCAGGAAGTCCAAGAACGAGCTCCTGAGGAGCGTCGCGGCGAAGACCGACCTGTCGATCATCACCATAAGCTCCGCGGAGATCGCATACAGGCCCGCGATGGTCGCCAGGATCATCGAGAAGATCGCCGAGATCAACGTCATCATCTACTCCATATCCACGTCCCTGTCCACCGTGGCCTTCCTGGTCCACAACAACGACGTGAAGATCACACTCAGGCAGCTCAACGGCCTGAGCGGGGGCGACATCGAGAGGATAGACGTGAAGAACAACGTGGCGCTCATCTGCGCCGTCGGGGACAACCTCCTCGACAAGTGCGGCGTTTCCGGGGACATATTCTCCGCCGTGAAGGAGGCGGAGGCCAACGTGGAGATGATCTCCGAAGGGGCGTCCGACGTGTCGCTCAACTTCGTCGTCCCGATGAACAAGGTCGTCGAAGTGGTGAAGATACTGCATGACAAGTACATCGGTGTGATTGAATGATGAGGGAATTCGAGGGAAAGGACGGGGTCATGATGATCGGCGGCAAGTCCGCCGTGGAGATAGCCGAGGAGTTCGGCACCCCCGTGTACGTCACTGACGAGCAGAGGCTCAGAGAGAACTACAGGCGCATCTACGGCGCCTTCTCCAGGTTTATGGACACCAGGATCCACTACGCCTGCAAGGCGAACACCAACCTGGCGATCCTCAAGATCCTGGAGCAGGAGGGCTCCGGCATCGACGCGGTCTCCATCGGGGAGGTCAAGAGCTGCCTGAAGGCCGGATACACCCCGGACAGGATCATGTACACCGGAGTCAACGTCAGCGACGCCGAGCTCAAGGCCGTCTCCGACCTGGGGGTCATGATCAACCTGGACTCCGTCTCCGAGATGGAGAGGCTCGCGGACATCGCCCCGGGCACAGACGTGTCCTTCAGGGTGACGCCCGGGGTCGGCTCGGGCCACAGCGCCAAGGTCATCACCGGGTCCAAGGGTGCCAAGTTCGGCATCCCCCTGGACGAGGTCATAAACACGTACGCCAGGGCCAAGGACCTCGGGTTCAACATCAAGGGGATCCACGCCCACATAGGCTCCGGCGGACAGGTCGTCGAGCCGTTCATGGACATGATGGAGGTGCTCATCGAGCTGGTCAACGAGATCCAGAGCATCGGTATCGACCTGGAATTCATCGACATGGGCGGAGGCATCGGCGTGCCCTACAAGCCCCAGGAGGAGGAGATGGACGTGGAGGAGCTGGCATCCAACCTCACGGCGATGATAGAAGAGGAGACGGACATCAAGACCCTGATCCTCGAGCCCGGAAGGTACATCGTCTGCGACACCACGGTTCTGCTCACCAGGGTGAACGACGTCAAGGACGCCGGAACCAAGAAGTACGTCGGCTGCGACGCCGGGTTCAACACGCTGATCAGACCCGCCATGTACGACTCGTACCACTACGTGGCCCTGGCCAACAAGTTCGGCAAGGCCTGCACCGACAAGTACGACGTCGTGGGGCCGATCTGCGAGTCCGGCGACTACCTCGCCCACGACAGGGTCCTGCCCGACCCGCACGAGGGTGACCTGGTCGCCGTGTACAACGCGGGCGCCTACGGCTTCTCCATGTCCAGCAACTACAACTCCCGCCCCCTGTGCGCAGAGGTCCTCGTCAACGACGGCAAGGCGGAGCTCATCCGCGAGGCCGAGACCGAGGAGGAGCAGTGGAGGCACCAGATCATCCCCGAGAGGCTTCTGAGATGAGGTTCTGGAAGTACCACGGCCTGGGCAACGACTTCATCCTGATCGACGGGACGAAGGGAGGGGTCGTCATCGACTCGGGATGGTGCGAGGCGATGTGCGACCGCCACTTCGGCATCGGAGCGGACGGCGTCCTCTACGTCATGCCCGGCGAGGGTACCGACATCACGATGCGCATCATCAACGCCGACGGAAGCGAGGCGGAGATGTGCGGCAACGGGATCAGATGCGTCGCCAAGTACGCCTACGACAAGGGCCTGGTGGACCGGACGGTGTTCTCGATTCACACGCTAGCCGGCGACCTCGAGGCCACCGTCACACTGGAGGACGGCGAGGTCGGGACCGTCAGGATCAACATGGGTGCGCCCATCCTCGACGGGAGGAAGGTCCCCGTGGACTTCGACGGAAGGTTCATCGACCAGCCCTTCGAGGCCGACGGCGTGAGGTTCAGGGCCAACGCCGTATCGATGGGCAACCCCCACTTCATCACCTTCACCGAGATGGACGACGGGACCGTCGACAGGCTCGGGCCGGTGCTGGAGTGCCACCCGTTCTTCCCCCGCAAGACCAACGTGGAGTTCTGCAGGGTCGAGGACGGAAAGATATACATACGCGTTTACGAGAGGGGAGCCGCATGGACCCTCGCCTGCGGGACGGGGGCGTGCGCCAGCACCACCGCGGCGGCCCTCAACGGACTGGTCCCGTTCGGCGTGCCCGTGGACGTCCACCTGCCGGGCGGATGGCTCAAGATAACCGTGGACAAGGATCTCGGATACGTCCTCATGGAGGGGCCGGCGGAGCTGGTCTTCGAGGGCGAGACGGAGGCGATATGATGACTACTTTCGAACAGGCAGATAGACTGAAACAGATCCCCCCGTACCTCTTCGTCAGGCTGGAGAAGCTCTCCGCCGAGAAGAGGGCGGCTGGATGGGACATGATCGACTTCGGCATCGGAGACCCCGACCTGCCCACCCCCGACTGCATCGTTGAGGAGATGTGCAGACAGGCCGGAGTCAACGAGAACCAGAAGTACTCCTCTTCCCAGGGGGAGAAGGACCTCAGGAGGGCCGTCGCGGCCTGGTACAAGAAGAGGTTCGGCCTGGACATCGACCCCGACACCCAGGTGTGCATCACCATCGGATCCAAGGAAGGGATCTTCAACATCGCCCAGGCGTTCGTGAACGCCGGGGAGACCATCATCGCGCCCTCGCCCGGATACCCCGTGTACTCCGGGGCGGCCACCATCTTCAACGAGGCCAAATGCGTGAAGGTCCCCCTGAGGGCCGAGAAGAACTGGCTCCTGGACGTGGACGAGTGCCCGAAGGATGCCAGGATGCTGTACATCAACTACCCGAACAACCCCACCGGCGCCACATGCGACCTCGACTACCTGAAAAAGGTCTACGACTGGTGCCAGGAGAACGGGACCATCCTGTGCTACGACGCCGCCTACTCCGAGATGTGCTACGACGGATACCAGGCGCCGTCCATCCTGCAGGTGGGCCCCGACGCCATCGAGTTCGGGTCGTTCTCCAAGACGTTCAACATGACCGGGTTCAGACTCGGATACGCGGTCGGACACCCCGACCTCATCGCCGGACTGACCAAGTGCAAGGGCCAGACCGACTCCGGAGCCCCCATCTTCATCCAGAAGGCCGGCATCAAGGCCCTGGAGATGTACGGGGACGACGGAAAGGCCCCCAAGGCCATCGCCGACAACATGGCGATCTACGCCGAGAGGAGGAAGGTCCTCGTCGAGGGGCTCAGGAAGCTCGGATACGACGTCGTCATGCCCAAGGGCACGTTCTACGTCTGGTTCAACTGCGGTATGTCCTCCGCGGAGTTCACCCAGAAGATGATCGACATCGGTGTGATCGTCACCCCCGGATCTGGATTCGGCGAGAGCGCCGACGGATACATCAGAATGACCGTCACCGAGCCCGTCGAGCGCATCAGGATCGCGCTCGAGAGGATGGAGCGCGGCTCCTACCAGTGACCTTAAAAGCCGCCCCGCTCCGGGGCGGTCCCTTCCTTATATTTGTAATCGACACTGTGCACGCACGTTCACGGGCTTCGGGGACGTGCCTGACTTAACCATCGTTAATGGTTATTCGGCATATTCGGTCACCCCCTGAATCCGATTAAATACCCAATGGTCGTTGGAAGTAACGGAGGGAAATCCCAATGGTCACCAAAACCCTTGAAGACATACCAGGAGTAGGACCAGCCATAGCAGAGAAACTCCGTGAAGCAGGATACAACGAGCTGATGGCCATTGCAGTGGCTTCTCCCAAAGAACTCGCCGAGACGTGCGAGATAGGGGAGAAGAAGGCATCGGACATCATCGAGGGTGCCAAGCTTTGCGCTGACATTGGCGGTTTCGAGACAGGAGAGGACATCCTAGAGAGACGCAAGGCCGTGACTAAGCTCACGACCGGATCCAAGGCGTTCGACGAGCTCCTTGCGGGGGGACTGGAGAGCCAGTCCATCGTGGAGTTCTTCGGCGAGTTCGGAAGCTGCAAGACACAGGTCTGCTTCCAGCTCGCAGTGAACGCGACCCTGCCCGAGGACAGGGGCGGACTCGATTCGGATGTCATCATCATAGACACTGAGAACACATTCAGGCCGGAGAGGATCATCCAGATGGCGACGTACTTGGGCGTGGACCCGGACGAGACCCTGAGAAGGATCCATGTAGCCAGGGCGTTCAACTCCCAGCACCAGGTGCTGCTGGTCGACAAGGCCATGGAGCTCGCCCAGACCACGAAAGTCAGGCTCCTGATCGTGGACTCGCTCACATCGCACTTCAGGGCGGAGTACGTCGGGAGAGGGGCGCTCGCAGAGAGACAGCAGATCCTCAACCGTCACATGCATGACCTGCTTAACTTCGCCACCGTCAACAACGCCGTCATCGCCGTGACCAATCAGGTGGCGGCAAAGCCCGACGCGTTCTTCGGAGACCCCACGAGGCCCATCGGAGGGCACATCGTGGGACACACCGCCACGTTCCGCATATACCTCAGGAAGGGCAAGGCCGGCAAGAGGATTGCCAGGCTGATCGACTCGCCCAACCTGCCCGAGGGCGAGGCGGTCTTCATGGTCACCGAAGATGGAATAAAGGACTGAAACCTAACCCGGGGGCATGAGCCCCCAATTCTTCTTCGAACTCTCAGGGGAGTCCAAGGACATGCCCCTGGCCGAAGCCGTCAGATGCCTTGAAGCGGAGACAGACTCGTTCGAGGTCGTGAAGACCGGCCCGGGATACATGGTCGCATCCTTCGACGAGAGGTTCCTGCAGGGGGTCGCAGACCGCATCGCCCTGACACACAGCATGGGACTCTACCTGGGCGAATACACCCCGGATGACACCTCGGGGCTCGAGAGCGTCGTCCTCCCCCAGGGGAGCTTCGCTGTGCGCGCCAAAAGGTTCGAGGGCATGATGAAGGACGTCGACTCACAGGGGCTCATCAGAAGGATCGGAGGCATACTGTCCAAGCACAACGACGTGAACCTCCGCGAACCGGACGTTGTCGTCAGGATGCAGATGTGCGACGCCGTGCACCTGTACCTGGAACAGCACGTCACCGACACCGACCTGCTGGAGAAGAGGAAGGTCGGTGAGAGACCGTTCTTCTCGCCCATATCCCTGCATCCCAAGTACGCCAGGGCTCTGATCAACCTAACAGGCGTCAAGAGGGGCGGGACCGTCCTGGACCCGTTCTGCGGAACAGGCGGGATAGTCATCGAGGCAGCTGAGATGGGCATGAGGGCCGTGGCGTCGGACTTCGATGAGGAGATGGTCATCGGATGCCAGGAGAACATGGACTTCTACGGTCTGGAACTGGCGGACTTCGAGACCATAGACATCGGTGAGATAGGGGAGAGGTTCCCGGAGATGGACGCCATCTGCACGGATCCGCCCTACGGGAGGTCCACCAAGACCGGCGGGGAGAACATAGACCACATCTACGCCAGGGCTGGCGAATCCATCCCGCAGTCGCTGAAGAAGGGTGCCAGGGCAGGGGTGGTTCTCCCGCACGCCGTGGAGTTCCCGACGATGACCCTGGAGAACATCTACCTCCAGAAGGTGCACGGGTCCCTGTCCAGACACTATCACGTGTTCAGGAACTGACAGTCACTCGAACTCGTCGGTGACGTCGTCCCATTTGGTGACCACCGGGTCCCAGCCGTCGAAGTAGGCACGGAACGCACTGTAGATCGTGTTGAAGTCCTTAGTCTTCATCCTGTAGTGACGGGCCCCGTGCTCCGTCGAGATGCTTATCTCCGTCACGTAGCTCGGACGCAGGATGACTCCCGAGTTCCACATGGACGTCTGTATGTAGTCGTCCCCGAACTCGCCTTTCGACAGAACCACGAACTCCGTCCCACCCGACATGACGTCGGCCAGGGCGCGGCCTATGTCCTCCCAGTTCTGAGTGGGCCTCGCCTCCTCCGTGTCGGTCATCAGGAAGAATTCCATCGAGCGGGGGAATCATGCAACGTTTATTATTTTGGCGTGGCGGACCTCGCAGTATCCGACGACCGCATTACACGACTAGATCCATGTGATTGATCGGCAAGTGTCAAATTGACCGAGGACAGAATCAAACACAGCGGAACACCCCTGATAATCCATAGAACTGAGATCTGATGCCGTTTCAAAGCGTCATATATCACTACATACAAATGAACACATCCGGGCAGGACTGGCACTTCCCGGAAATAGTGCCTCGGGAAGGAACTCTTAATCGCGCGCATCCTTTTATAGTGTCCCTACATAGTGTCTGCAGAGCCTTCTGAGACTCTCCACGGGCGCCTTTGCACCACGATGCGCGACGCCCCTAATTCGGTGTGATCGGAATGACGGTAAAACAGTACCTCCTCGACAGGATGTCCGAAGGGACCCTCCACATCGCCCTCCTCGACCCTGACAAGCAGCCCGCATCAAAGGCGGGCGAGATGGCAAGGCACATGAAGGAGGCGGGAACCGATGCAGTTTTCATCGGCGGATCCACCGGCGTCACCACACAGAACCTTTCTGAGACGGCGAAAGCGATCAAGGAGGCCTCCGGTCTGCCGGCCATACTGTTCCCAGGGAACGGGGAGGCCATATCGGCGGACATCGACGCGCTCCTCTTCATGAGCCTCATGAACAGCACGGACCTCGGATGGGTCAACAGGGCCCAGGTCCAGGCGGCGCCGTACATCAGGAAGCTCGGCATCGAGACCATCCCCATGGGATACATCGTGGTCGAGCCCGGAATGAAGGTCGGGGAGGTCGGCAAGGCCGCCCTCGTCAGACGCGACGACATCAAGGGCGCCGTCGCCTACGCCACAGCCTGCGAGATGTTCGGGATGGACCTCGCCTACCTGGAGGCGGGCTCCGGTGCGGGACAGCCCGTTCCCCCAGAGATGATCTCCGCCGTCAAGGAGTCCATCTCCATACCCCTCGTCGTCGGCGGAGGCATCAGGACCCCCGAGGCCGCCCAGGCGGCCAGGGAGGCGGGTGCGGACATAATCGTCACCGGCACCCTGATCGAGCAGTGCGACGACCTGGACAAGCTCAGGGCAGTCGTCAAGGCCGCCAAGGGGATCTGACATGAGCTACGATTACGACGAGAGGCCGTCATACAACACGCCCATCTCCCCCAGAGCACCCATGTGGCTCACCCCCGAGGAGAGAGCGGCAG
Coding sequences within it:
- a CDS encoding 4-hydroxy-tetrahydrodipicolinate synthase → MFAGTGTALITPFTRDGQVDEESLRRLVNFQEDNGVNTLVPCGSTGESAMLSHEEHLRVISIVRDEAKKAKVLAGAGSNCTTEAVGLSKSAEDIGADGILSISPYYVKPTQEGIYQHYKAIEEAIDIPIVVYNIPGRTGSNITVDTMLRLAELDGIVGVKEASGNMSQIQNIIARRPDGFEVLSGDDSITLALMSMGADGVISVTSNCCPGLVSEMVRNAQSDKFEIAKSIHNKLLPIFGALFCESNPIPIKYVMGIMGYGNGSPRLPLTPLSESGRAILDPILKDLGIA
- a CDS encoding aspartate kinase; the protein is MITVMKFGGTSVGSAEALKRVANIVADKEGEKVVVVSAMSGITNYLVSIVDNPLTDLDGILEQFATKHLATAAQLFEGETLDEFRSEFEARMAGLRAAIEADRDDPFYGDAVVSQGERFSSLLLAYVLRSMGHKSVALTSEDAGIVAVGQPMSGSADLLNTATGMTMKVKPLLAMGVIPIITGFYGVNSQKRPLTFGRGGSDYSAAVVANAIDADMLEIWTDVDGFMSADPRIIPDAVKIDEMNFGEAAELAYFGAKVLHPRTIEPVRLKHIPLKVKNSFKPDEPGTLIHHLRKSKNELLRSVAAKTDLSIITISSAEIAYRPAMVARIIEKIAEINVIIYSISTSLSTVAFLVHNNDVKITLRQLNGLSGGDIERIDVKNNVALICAVGDNLLDKCGVSGDIFSAVKEAEANVEMISEGASDVSLNFVVPMNKVVEVVKILHDKYIGVIE
- the lysA gene encoding diaminopimelate decarboxylase — its product is MREFEGKDGVMMIGGKSAVEIAEEFGTPVYVTDEQRLRENYRRIYGAFSRFMDTRIHYACKANTNLAILKILEQEGSGIDAVSIGEVKSCLKAGYTPDRIMYTGVNVSDAELKAVSDLGVMINLDSVSEMERLADIAPGTDVSFRVTPGVGSGHSAKVITGSKGAKFGIPLDEVINTYARAKDLGFNIKGIHAHIGSGGQVVEPFMDMMEVLIELVNEIQSIGIDLEFIDMGGGIGVPYKPQEEEMDVEELASNLTAMIEEETDIKTLILEPGRYIVCDTTVLLTRVNDVKDAGTKKYVGCDAGFNTLIRPAMYDSYHYVALANKFGKACTDKYDVVGPICESGDYLAHDRVLPDPHEGDLVAVYNAGAYGFSMSSNYNSRPLCAEVLVNDGKAELIREAETEEEQWRHQIIPERLLR
- a CDS encoding diaminopimelate epimerase, producing the protein MRFWKYHGLGNDFILIDGTKGGVVIDSGWCEAMCDRHFGIGADGVLYVMPGEGTDITMRIINADGSEAEMCGNGIRCVAKYAYDKGLVDRTVFSIHTLAGDLEATVTLEDGEVGTVRINMGAPILDGRKVPVDFDGRFIDQPFEADGVRFRANAVSMGNPHFITFTEMDDGTVDRLGPVLECHPFFPRKTNVEFCRVEDGKIYIRVYERGAAWTLACGTGACASTTAAALNGLVPFGVPVDVHLPGGWLKITVDKDLGYVLMEGPAELVFEGETEAI
- a CDS encoding aminotransferase class I/II-fold pyridoxal phosphate-dependent enzyme, which codes for MMTTFEQADRLKQIPPYLFVRLEKLSAEKRAAGWDMIDFGIGDPDLPTPDCIVEEMCRQAGVNENQKYSSSQGEKDLRRAVAAWYKKRFGLDIDPDTQVCITIGSKEGIFNIAQAFVNAGETIIAPSPGYPVYSGAATIFNEAKCVKVPLRAEKNWLLDVDECPKDARMLYINYPNNPTGATCDLDYLKKVYDWCQENGTILCYDAAYSEMCYDGYQAPSILQVGPDAIEFGSFSKTFNMTGFRLGYAVGHPDLIAGLTKCKGQTDSGAPIFIQKAGIKALEMYGDDGKAPKAIADNMAIYAERRKVLVEGLRKLGYDVVMPKGTFYVWFNCGMSSAEFTQKMIDIGVIVTPGSGFGESADGYIRMTVTEPVERIRIALERMERGSYQ
- the radA gene encoding DNA repair and recombination protein RadA codes for the protein MVTKTLEDIPGVGPAIAEKLREAGYNELMAIAVASPKELAETCEIGEKKASDIIEGAKLCADIGGFETGEDILERRKAVTKLTTGSKAFDELLAGGLESQSIVEFFGEFGSCKTQVCFQLAVNATLPEDRGGLDSDVIIIDTENTFRPERIIQMATYLGVDPDETLRRIHVARAFNSQHQVLLVDKAMELAQTTKVRLLIVDSLTSHFRAEYVGRGALAERQQILNRHMHDLLNFATVNNAVIAVTNQVAAKPDAFFGDPTRPIGGHIVGHTATFRIYLRKGKAGKRIARLIDSPNLPEGEAVFMVTEDGIKD
- a CDS encoding methyltransferase domain-containing protein, whose product is MSPQFFFELSGESKDMPLAEAVRCLEAETDSFEVVKTGPGYMVASFDERFLQGVADRIALTHSMGLYLGEYTPDDTSGLESVVLPQGSFAVRAKRFEGMMKDVDSQGLIRRIGGILSKHNDVNLREPDVVVRMQMCDAVHLYLEQHVTDTDLLEKRKVGERPFFSPISLHPKYARALINLTGVKRGGTVLDPFCGTGGIVIEAAEMGMRAVASDFDEEMVIGCQENMDFYGLELADFETIDIGEIGERFPEMDAICTDPPYGRSTKTGGENIDHIYARAGESIPQSLKKGARAGVVLPHAVEFPTMTLENIYLQKVHGSLSRHYHVFRN
- a CDS encoding geranylgeranylglyceryl/heptaprenylglyceryl phosphate synthase; this encodes MTVKQYLLDRMSEGTLHIALLDPDKQPASKAGEMARHMKEAGTDAVFIGGSTGVTTQNLSETAKAIKEASGLPAILFPGNGEAISADIDALLFMSLMNSTDLGWVNRAQVQAAPYIRKLGIETIPMGYIVVEPGMKVGEVGKAALVRRDDIKGAVAYATACEMFGMDLAYLEAGSGAGQPVPPEMISAVKESISIPLVVGGGIRTPEAAQAAREAGADIIVTGTLIEQCDDLDKLRAVVKAAKGI